Proteins from a genomic interval of uncultured Desulfuromusa sp.:
- a CDS encoding electron transfer flavoprotein subunit alpha/FixB family protein yields the protein MKALLVAEYRAGQLLGSTYELIAFAEQLGCASAMFMVGSGSVLPNYDGTLYLADSDAYQDFNPAVHKQLLLDAVEQEQPDLVVFSHSSYGWDLAPRIALALGAAQISEVVDIDDGLPVAPVCNAKLRRKVKPGTTRTVLTLQPGAFTPNTESSGVPTVIALKSDVSSQVNFGGYEEAEAGGVDLSKAEIIVSAGRGIGKPESLDMIAQLAKALGGEYGASRPVVDAEWADHTRQIGTTGQTVTPKLYVACGISGAIQHLAGMQKSEFIVAINTDRDAPIGDVADVLAVADLKQLVPLLTEKLSS from the coding sequence ATGAAAGCATTGCTTGTTGCTGAATATAGAGCTGGACAACTATTGGGGTCCACGTATGAATTGATCGCTTTTGCCGAGCAACTGGGTTGCGCTTCGGCGATGTTTATGGTTGGTAGCGGAAGCGTTTTGCCGAACTATGACGGCACCCTTTATCTCGCTGACAGCGACGCATATCAGGATTTTAATCCAGCGGTACATAAACAGCTGCTGCTTGATGCTGTTGAGCAAGAACAACCTGATTTGGTGGTGTTTTCCCATTCCTCCTATGGCTGGGATCTGGCACCGCGCATCGCTTTGGCACTGGGGGCCGCCCAGATTTCCGAAGTCGTCGATATCGATGATGGACTTCCGGTCGCTCCCGTTTGCAATGCCAAATTGCGTCGCAAGGTCAAACCCGGAACGACTCGCACCGTTTTAACTTTGCAGCCCGGGGCATTTACCCCGAATACGGAGTCTTCCGGAGTCCCAACAGTCATTGCACTGAAAAGCGATGTTTCTTCACAAGTGAATTTCGGCGGTTATGAGGAAGCAGAAGCCGGTGGCGTAGATTTGTCCAAAGCCGAAATCATTGTCAGTGCCGGGCGTGGCATCGGTAAGCCTGAGAGTCTGGATATGATTGCTCAATTAGCCAAGGCTCTTGGCGGCGAGTATGGTGCCAGTCGTCCGGTTGTTGATGCCGAGTGGGCCGACCATACCCGTCAGATCGGAACGACGGGACAGACCGTGACCCCAAAGCTTTATGTGGCTTGCGGGATTTCCGGGGCAATTCAACACCTGGCCGGGATGCAAAAATCGGAATTTATTGTCGCCATCAATACTGACAGAGATGCGCCGATTGGCGATGTTGCCGATGTGCTGGCTGTGGCTGATCTGAAACAACTGGTCCCATTGTTGACTGAAAAATTGAGTAGTTGA
- a CDS encoding electron transfer flavoprotein subunit beta/FixA family protein, which yields MKILVCIKQVPDMESKFKISADGTWYSTADLAWRMNEYDEYAVEQAVQLKEQIGEADLSVLSIGPDRVKETIKKALAMGCDRGIHVSDEQVHSKDSFEIAAIIAEFAKDKSFDLIFTGMQSQDRGSAQVGVLVAEMLGLPSISTIVEFSYAEEKINAKRELEGGIKALVSSPIPALVTCQLGLNTPRYPTLPNIMKSKKKELLSIVVSELLNVEARQETLITYLPERKGGGLILEGDVDDLADRLIELLKEKTSVLA from the coding sequence ATGAAAATTCTTGTATGTATCAAACAGGTTCCGGATATGGAATCGAAGTTTAAAATTAGTGCTGATGGCACTTGGTATTCAACGGCTGATCTTGCTTGGCGGATGAACGAGTATGATGAGTATGCTGTTGAGCAGGCAGTGCAACTCAAAGAGCAGATTGGTGAAGCCGACCTGAGCGTCTTGAGCATAGGCCCGGACCGGGTTAAGGAAACAATTAAAAAAGCTTTGGCAATGGGGTGTGACCGCGGCATCCATGTCAGTGATGAACAGGTTCACAGTAAGGATTCTTTTGAAATTGCGGCGATCATTGCTGAATTTGCCAAGGATAAGAGCTTTGATCTGATTTTTACCGGGATGCAATCACAGGATCGCGGCAGTGCTCAGGTTGGTGTGCTGGTGGCCGAAATGCTTGGTTTGCCGAGCATCTCAACCATCGTCGAATTTTCCTATGCGGAGGAGAAAATCAATGCCAAACGGGAACTTGAAGGTGGTATTAAGGCTCTTGTTTCAAGCCCGATTCCGGCTCTGGTGACCTGCCAACTGGGTTTGAATACACCGCGTTATCCCACCCTACCGAATATCATGAAGTCGAAAAAGAAGGAGTTGCTGTCGATTGTTGTCTCTGAATTGCTGAACGTTGAAGCAAGACAGGAAACACTGATCACCTACCTTCCTGAAAGAAAGGGTGGTGGGCTGATTCTTGAAGGGGATGTTGATGACCTCGCCGATCGACTGATTGAGCTTCTTAAAGAGAAAACCAGCGTTCTGGCCTGA